Genomic segment of Dehalococcoidales bacterium:
AGCTTTGGACGGCGATTTTATTTTTTAAATGCGGCCGGTTTTGATAAACGCTATCAGGTTGCCACCCCGTATAATATGCCAGGCAAATGCTGCCACGATTAACGTACCGATAATCTCGGGTATATACACAGACGGGTTTGAAGTAAGTGTTTCAAAAAGCCCACCTAGCCATTCCCCGGTTTCATGGCGCTCAAATACCACCCCAAACAGCGGCCAGAACAGTGTACGTGGATTTCGCCATATTTGGTCCAGAGCAAGGTGGGCAAATGTGCCGACACCAAGCAGCAGCAGGGCTGTGTTGCGCCGGTAATAATACAGCAGGAGGCCTGCTGCAATCAGTATGAGTAAAAAAAGAAGGGTGTGAGCATATATGCGCCCATTACCTATTTCATCAGCCAGCAGATAGATTCCAAGAGGTTTATCGATGATGTCGGGAAGCATGGAACCGATCAAAAGCATTCTGTAATCTATTCCAGATACATGGAAAGGTTTGTTAACCCTTGAAGAAGCGCTTGCGCTGGCAGATTTTTCTCCGTCGCCAGTTTTAACTGGACCAGGCTCATCTCGATTCAATATGGACACGGTTTTACCGGCAAGCCAGGCGCAGCCGGCGGTTATAC
This window contains:
- a CDS encoding metal-dependent hydrolase; this translates as MLLFAHTGITAGCAWLAGKTVSILNRDEPGPVKTGDGEKSASASASSRVNKPFHVSGIDYRMLLIGSMLPDIIDKPLGIYLLADEIGNGRIYAHTLLFLLILIAAGLLLYYYRRNTALLLLGVGTFAHLALDQIWRNPRTLFWPLFGVVFERHETGEWLGGLFETLTSNPSVYIPEIIGTLIVAAFAWHIIRGGNLIAFIKTGRI